A window from Roseburia sp. 499 encodes these proteins:
- a CDS encoding site-specific integrase: MKYSDVLFFYTDLINNQGLQINTLETINTVLRPTFQLAVRDDIIRKNPVDGAYCEVKKRNGGARKTRRALTVDQQRKFMEYVAKNPFFYHWYPFFVFLLGTGCRIGEAIGIRWDDIDLENRIIDINHSLTYYQRADDSYKCEFRVSLPKTEAGNRRIPMMQQVYDVLQEEYERQKQEGFCVENVDGMTNFVFTNRFGMPHNPAAVNRAIKRIVDTHNSEEEVAAKKEKREPVMIPRFSCHIFRHTFASRFCENETNIKVIQEVMGHADVSTTMNIYAEANPDVTKSVIEKLSKNMDIF, encoded by the coding sequence GTGAAATACTCAGACGTGTTGTTCTTTTATACAGATTTGATTAATAATCAGGGATTACAGATTAATACGCTTGAGACAATTAACACAGTACTAAGACCTACATTTCAGCTTGCTGTGAGAGATGATATCATAAGGAAGAATCCGGTAGATGGAGCATACTGTGAAGTAAAGAAGCGTAATGGTGGTGCCAGAAAAACAAGGCGAGCGTTGACTGTGGATCAGCAGAGAAAATTCATGGAGTATGTAGCAAAGAATCCGTTCTTTTATCACTGGTATCCATTCTTTGTATTTTTGTTAGGAACTGGATGCAGAATAGGAGAAGCAATTGGGATACGCTGGGATGATATTGATTTGGAAAATCGAATCATTGATATCAATCATAGCTTAACATATTACCAGAGAGCGGATGATTCATATAAATGTGAGTTTAGAGTATCTTTGCCAAAGACGGAGGCAGGTAATCGTAGAATACCTATGATGCAGCAGGTATATGATGTGCTTCAGGAAGAATATGAGAGACAGAAGCAGGAAGGCTTTTGTGTTGAGAATGTGGATGGAATGACCAATTTTGTATTTACAAACCGATTTGGGATGCCACATAACCCAGCAGCAGTAAACCGGGCAATCAAGAGAATTGTGGATACACATAATTCAGAAGAAGAGGTGGCTGCTAAAAAGGAGAAGAGAGAACCTGTTATGATTCCAAGATTCTCCTGCCATATCTTCAGACATACGTTTGCATCAAGATTTTGCGAGAATGAAACCAACATCAAAGTAATTCAAGAGGTAATGGGACATGCTGATGTATCGACTACCATGAACATATATGCAGAAGCAAACCCAGATGTTACCAAATCAGTAATTGAGAAATTATCAAAAAATATGGATATTTTTTAG
- a CDS encoding YaiI/YqxD family protein, giving the protein MQIFVDADACPVVDIVEEIAEKYNIPTTLLCDTNHILYSDYSEVIVVGAGADAVDYKLISICHKGDIVVSQDYGVAAMALGKGAYAIHQSGKWYTNENIDQMLMERHLNKKARRSSHKNHIKGARKRTEDDDVRFAQSFEKLILMAKSKEGA; this is encoded by the coding sequence ATGCAGATATTTGTAGATGCAGATGCATGTCCGGTAGTAGATATTGTAGAAGAAATAGCAGAGAAATATAATATTCCAACCACCTTGCTGTGTGATACGAATCATATTTTGTATTCTGATTACAGCGAGGTGATTGTGGTAGGTGCAGGAGCAGATGCGGTAGATTATAAGCTGATCAGCATTTGCCATAAAGGGGATATTGTAGTATCGCAGGATTATGGTGTAGCTGCTATGGCACTTGGAAAAGGTGCATATGCTATTCACCAATCCGGCAAGTGGTACACGAATGAGAATATTGACCAGATGCTTATGGAGCGGCATCTTAACAAAAAGGCAAGACGCAGCTCTCACAAGAATCACATAAAGGGAGCAAGGAAGCGTACAGAAGATGATGATGTACGCTTTGCGCAGTCATTTGAAAAACTTATATTGATGGCAAAGTCAAAAGAAGGTGCTTAG
- a CDS encoding replication initiator protein A, which yields MLGYLYIPKAFMKEETFKNMTASAKIMYALLMEKQQKSVEMGWIDTQDYVYVLVNTAAIGAELNWEESEAVVAIEELEKFGLLEIAEKDEVMKLYLKRFV from the coding sequence GTGCTAGGCTATCTTTATATTCCAAAGGCTTTTATGAAAGAGGAGACGTTTAAGAATATGACTGCTTCCGCCAAGATTATGTATGCGCTGCTCATGGAGAAACAGCAGAAATCCGTGGAGATGGGATGGATTGATACCCAGGATTATGTATATGTCCTGGTAAATACAGCTGCAATTGGAGCAGAGCTTAACTGGGAAGAATCAGAGGCAGTTGTTGCTATTGAGGAGTTAGAGAAATTTGGATTGCTTGAGATTGCAGAAAAAGACGAAGTGATGAAGCTCTATCTCAAGAGATTTGTATGA
- a CDS encoding MFS transporter → MTQNNNSWRKTYFTLLAGQAISFISSGILQMAIIFYLVAKTNSAIILTAATLIGFLPQACLGPFAGAFVDRHSRKSVMIGADLIIAAAGGILALVAFYMELPVWSIMVVLLIRSAGTAFHSPAFSAATPMIVPKEELTKCAGYTQTMQAVSAIISPAAAAFLYAVWPLNAIILLDIVGAILACVTVAISSIPTPELCPETKRQQFLQDMKEGYVVLKQNRGLFALLWIGVIYMFFYMPISTLFPLICMSYFKGTPAHASAAEIAFAVGMLLGGVILSIWGGFKKRRYTIGLSVLLMGVSNMLSGLLPPDAFLVFVVCCTVMGISAPFYGVQNAIFQETVKPEYLGRVFSLLTSAASLAMPFGLVISGPLAERLGVEKWFVICGIGIIIVALAVFLLPGLREIDNTQ, encoded by the coding sequence ATGACCCAAAACAACAATTCATGGAGAAAAACTTATTTTACACTTCTTGCCGGACAAGCAATATCCTTTATTAGCAGCGGTATTTTGCAAATGGCCATTATCTTTTATTTGGTTGCGAAAACTAATTCTGCAATCATATTGACGGCGGCAACACTGATTGGATTTTTGCCGCAAGCCTGTTTAGGCCCGTTTGCAGGTGCTTTTGTTGACCGGCACAGCCGTAAAAGCGTAATGATTGGTGCGGATTTGATAATTGCCGCCGCTGGCGGTATTCTGGCGCTGGTGGCGTTTTACATGGAATTGCCCGTATGGTCTATTATGGTTGTCCTGTTAATCCGAAGTGCGGGAACTGCTTTTCATTCTCCAGCATTCAGCGCAGCAACACCTATGATTGTGCCAAAAGAGGAACTTACAAAATGCGCTGGTTACACGCAGACCATGCAAGCAGTAAGTGCGATTATCAGTCCAGCTGCCGCAGCGTTTTTATATGCTGTTTGGCCTCTTAATGCAATTATATTGTTAGATATTGTGGGTGCAATCCTTGCCTGTGTGACTGTTGCGATTTCGTCCATACCAACGCCTGAACTATGTCCAGAAACGAAAAGACAACAGTTTTTACAGGATATGAAAGAGGGGTATGTGGTATTAAAGCAAAACAGGGGCCTCTTTGCTCTGCTCTGGATTGGTGTAATTTATATGTTCTTTTATATGCCAATCAGTACGCTTTTTCCTCTCATCTGTATGTCATACTTCAAAGGAACACCGGCCCATGCCTCTGCCGCTGAAATTGCTTTTGCGGTTGGTATGCTGCTTGGCGGAGTCATTCTGAGCATTTGGGGCGGTTTTAAGAAACGGCGGTACACCATCGGTCTTTCCGTTCTCCTGATGGGCGTTAGCAATATGCTCTCCGGGCTTTTGCCGCCAGACGCATTTCTTGTCTTTGTTGTGTGCTGTACTGTTATGGGAATTTCCGCTCCATTTTACGGTGTGCAAAATGCGATTTTTCAAGAAACGGTCAAACCAGAATATCTGGGGAGAGTTTTTTCTCTACTGACAAGCGCCGCTTCCCTCGCCATGCCGTTTGGCCTTGTCATTTCCGGGCCTCTGGCGGAGCGGCTGGGAGTTGAGAAATGGTTTGTCATTTGCGGAATTGGCATTATCATCGTTGCGCTTGCCGTATTTTTACTACCCGGTTTGAGAGAGATTGACAATACGCAATAA
- a CDS encoding AlkZ-related protein, whose translation MGNESGEWIMHGMNWDNPDCIHSVDEAIKYINEFGFLPLFKNDIDGFSLEERTVPEYWWSDNPEIDPWMWRAIIARRHDIVYGKFFDKKAGFISKNWFPVFANYRRDGYDFDALYDDGKAPNKHKKIMVNFMEDNADSEIYSNELKKQAGFGKDGEKGFDGAITNLMMQTYLCNCDFKKRVNKRGIEYGWDVAVYSSIEHIYGYDYVTSCYKDNPQDSWKQIVDYMHEMYPEATDKQIRKVLK comes from the coding sequence ATGGGAAACGAATCAGGTGAATGGATTATGCATGGCATGAATTGGGACAACCCGGATTGCATCCATTCTGTAGATGAAGCAATCAAGTATATAAATGAATTTGGCTTTTTACCATTATTTAAGAATGACATAGATGGGTTTTCACTTGAAGAAAGAACTGTTCCAGAGTACTGGTGGAGTGATAATCCGGAGATTGATCCATGGATGTGGCGGGCTATTATAGCAAGGCGGCATGATATCGTCTATGGAAAGTTCTTTGATAAGAAGGCAGGATTTATATCAAAAAATTGGTTTCCTGTATTTGCTAATTATCGCCGGGATGGATATGATTTTGATGCATTATATGATGATGGAAAAGCGCCTAATAAGCATAAAAAGATAATGGTCAATTTTATGGAAGATAATGCTGATTCAGAGATTTATTCAAATGAATTGAAAAAACAAGCTGGATTTGGTAAGGATGGAGAAAAGGGATTTGATGGTGCAATAACGAATCTTATGATGCAGACATATCTGTGCAACTGCGATTTTAAGAAGAGAGTGAATAAAAGAGGTATTGAATATGGATGGGATGTGGCAGTGTATTCATCTATTGAGCATATCTATGGATACGATTATGTGACTTCCTGCTACAAGGATAATCCACAGGATTCATGGAAGCAGATTGTAGATTATATGCATGAGATGTATCCGGAGGCAACGGATAAGCAGATAAGGAAAGTGTTAAAATAA
- a CDS encoding TnpV protein, which translates to MAKSLFEELGGKYERQGDYLIPCLTVPAEEEQAIGIWGQRHLDYLKQYRKVTYTNLLTSGRLNAYLADINRQAQERFERLIEGMKQAQGITEQLKAENALEWTGCLNNIRACAREIVEKEIIFA; encoded by the coding sequence ATGGCAAAATCATTATTTGAGGAACTGGGCGGCAAATACGAAAGGCAAGGGGATTATTTGATACCGTGCTTAACTGTACCCGCCGAAGAAGAACAGGCAATAGGCATCTGGGGGCAACGGCATTTAGATTATCTAAAACAGTACCGTAAAGTTACATACACCAATCTTCTTACAAGCGGCAGGCTAAACGCCTACCTTGCCGACATCAACAGACAGGCACAGGAACGCTTTGAAAGGCTCATAGAGGGTATGAAACAGGCACAGGGCATAACGGAACAGCTAAAGGCAGAAAACGCCTTAGAATGGACAGGATGCCTCAATAACATAAGGGCTTGTGCGAGGGAGATTGTGGAAAAGGAAATTATTTTTGCATAA
- a CDS encoding site-specific integrase, which produces MAKAKVKQRKDNKGRVLQKGESQRKLDGMYIYTYVDPYGKRCYAYSKDLFTLREKEQDLMRAQMDGLDYYVGGHATINMAFDRYMSTKYNLRATTRSNYIYMYDRFVRDEFGNKFLADVKYTDVKLFYYHLLNDKDIAVNTLETIHTVIHPIFDMAVRDDIIRRNPSDGVMAEIKKNSKKNKGIRHALTVEQQKAFMEAVKTFPEYYHWYPLFATLLGTGMRIGECTGLTWKDIDFKKRSISVNHSATYYMRNGTACFGISAPKTEAGVRHIPMMGAVYDALQNEYERQKRDGFCTYELDGYTGFVFSNKLNSLHNPHCVNLAIRRIYEAYNAKEIIDAKREHREPVIIPHFSCHVLRHTFCSRLCESDMNVKVIQEIMGHKNIETTLDIYTEVNFNKKQESLEELANKIDFF; this is translated from the coding sequence ATGGCAAAAGCAAAAGTCAAACAGAGGAAGGACAACAAAGGCAGAGTTCTTCAGAAGGGAGAGAGCCAAAGAAAATTAGATGGGATGTACATATACACATATGTTGATCCCTATGGAAAACGTTGTTACGCATATTCCAAAGATCTTTTTACACTTAGAGAGAAAGAACAAGACTTAATGCGTGCGCAGATGGATGGATTGGATTATTATGTTGGAGGTCATGCAACGATCAATATGGCATTCGACAGATATATGAGCACTAAGTATAATCTTAGAGCTACAACAAGATCTAATTACATTTATATGTACGACAGATTTGTTCGAGATGAATTCGGTAATAAGTTTTTGGCTGATGTAAAGTATACGGATGTTAAGCTTTTCTATTATCATTTGTTGAATGATAAGGATATTGCAGTCAATACGTTGGAGACTATCCATACAGTAATACATCCAATATTCGATATGGCAGTCAGGGATGATATTATCAGAAGGAATCCATCTGATGGTGTGATGGCGGAAATCAAGAAGAATAGTAAAAAGAATAAGGGTATCAGACATGCCCTTACAGTAGAACAGCAGAAGGCTTTTATGGAAGCTGTGAAGACATTTCCAGAGTATTATCACTGGTATCCGCTATTTGCAACATTACTTGGAACTGGAATGAGAATTGGAGAATGCACAGGTCTTACATGGAAAGACATTGATTTTAAAAAACGTAGTATTAGCGTGAATCATTCAGCAACCTATTATATGAGAAATGGCACTGCATGTTTTGGTATTTCAGCACCGAAGACAGAAGCTGGTGTGAGACATATTCCAATGATGGGCGCTGTATATGATGCTTTGCAGAATGAATATGAGAGACAGAAAAGAGACGGTTTCTGTACCTATGAGTTGGATGGATATACAGGGTTTGTTTTTTCAAACAAGTTGAATTCACTCCATAATCCTCATTGTGTGAATCTGGCAATCAGAAGAATTTACGAAGCATATAATGCGAAGGAAATTATTGATGCCAAGAGAGAGCATAGAGAACCAGTAATTATTCCTCATTTCTCATGCCATGTATTAAGACATACATTTTGTTCTCGTCTTTGCGAGAGTGATATGAATGTGAAGGTCATTCAGGAAATCATGGGACACAAAAACATTGAGACAACGTTAGACATTTACACAGAAGTTAATTTTAACAAGAAGCAGGAATCGTTAGAAGAGTTAGCCAATAAGATAGACTTCTTCTAA
- a CDS encoding sigma-70 family RNA polymerase sigma factor, which translates to MKYAPRKVYIRESGGYVELSYTEFCRCRESDQTYMDKLFIPIQGCLLEVVREQYTDFYRDKERWRYLQKLDTKNRLLSLDGFTDSEGNPLDFITDEAVDIAETVVNAVMVDRLKAALPLLSDSEQELIQAIFFDGLSEREVGARLGITQSVVNKRKARILIKLRKIIEN; encoded by the coding sequence GTGAAATATGCACCAAGAAAGGTATATATCAGAGAAAGTGGCGGCTATGTGGAATTATCCTACACGGAGTTCTGCCGTTGCAGGGAATCCGACCAGACCTATATGGACAAGCTGTTTATCCCCATTCAAGGCTGTCTGCTTGAAGTCGTGAGGGAGCAATACACAGACTTCTACCGTGACAAGGAACGGTGGCGTTATCTGCAAAAATTAGATACAAAGAATAGACTGCTATCTCTCGACGGATTTACGGACAGCGAGGGGAATCCTCTGGACTTTATCACTGATGAAGCGGTGGACATTGCAGAAACCGTTGTCAATGCGGTCATGGTGGACAGGCTGAAAGCCGCCCTGCCTTTGCTGTCGGATAGTGAACAGGAGCTGATACAGGCAATCTTTTTTGACGGACTTTCCGAGCGTGAAGTCGGGGCGAGGTTGGGCATAACCCAGAGCGTTGTAAACAAACGCAAAGCCAGAATCCTAATAAAACTAAGAAAGATAATAGAAAATTAA
- the tet(O) gene encoding tetracycline resistance ribosomal protection protein Tet(O), with the protein MKIINIGILAHVDAGKTTLTESLLYTSGAIAELGSVDEGTTRTDTMNLERQRGITIQAAVTSFQWEDVKVNIIDTPGHMDFLAEVYRSLSVLDGAVLLVSAKDGIQAQTRILFHALQTMKIPTIFFINKIDQEGIDLPMVYREMKAKLSSEIIVKQKVGQHPHINVTDNDDMEQWDAVIMGNDELLEKYMSGKPFKMSELEQEENRRFQNGTLFPVYHGSAKNNLGIRQLIEVIASKFYSSTPEGQSELCGQVFKIEYSEKRRRFVYVRIYSGTLHLRDVIRISEKEKIKITEMCVPTNGELYPSDTACSGDIVILPNDVLQLNSILGNEMLLPQRKFIENPLPMLQTTIAVKKPEQREILLGALTEISDGDPLLKYYVDTTTHEIILSFLGNVQMEVICAILEEKYHVEAEIKEPTVIYMERPLRKAEYTIHIEVPPNPFWASVGLSIEPLPIGSGVQYESRVSLGYLNQSFQNAVMEGVLYGCEQGLYGWKVTDCKICFEYGLYYSPVSTPADFRLLSPIVLEQALKKAGTELLEPYLHFEIYAPQEYLSRAYHDAPRYCADIVSTQIKNDEVILKGEIPARCIQEYRNDLTYFTNGQGVCLTELKGYQPAIGKFICQPRRPNSRIDKVRHMFNKLA; encoded by the coding sequence ATGAAAATAATTAACATAGGCATTCTGGCTCACGTTGACGCAGGAAAGACAACATTAACGGAAAGTTTATTGTATACCAGTGGTGCAATTGCAGAACTAGGGAGCGTAGATGAAGGCACAACAAGGACAGATACAATGAATTTGGAGCGTCAAAGGGGAATCACTATCCAGGCAGCAGTGACATCTTTTCAGTGGGAGGATGTAAAAGTCAACATTATAGATACGCCAGGCCATATGGATTTTTTGGCGGAAGTATACCGTTCTTTATCCGTATTAGACGGAGCAGTATTATTAGTTTCTGCAAAGGATGGCATACAGGCACAGACCCGTATACTGTTTCATGCACTACAGACAATGAAGATTCCGACAATCTTTTTCATCAATAAAATTGACCAAGAGGGGATTGATTTGCCAATGGTATATCGGGAAATGAAAGCAAAGCTTTCTTCGGAAATTATAGTGAAGCAAAAGGTTGGGCAGCATCCCCATATAAATGTAACGGACAATGACGATATGGAACAGTGGGATGCGGTAATTATGGGAAACGATGAACTATTAGAGAAATATATGTCAGGGAAACCGTTTAAAATGTCAGAACTGGAACAGGAAGAAAACAGGAGATTCCAAAACGGAACGTTATTTCCCGTTTATCACGGAAGCGCTAAAAACAATCTGGGGATTCGGCAGCTTATAGAAGTGATTGCCAGTAAATTTTATTCATCAACGCCTGAAGGTCAATCTGAATTATGCGGGCAGGTTTTTAAGATTGAATATTCAGAGAAAAGGCGGCGTTTTGTTTATGTGCGTATATATAGCGGAACATTGCATTTGAGGGATGTTATTAGAATATCTGAAAAAGAGAAAATAAAAATCACAGAGATGTGTGTTCCGACAAACGGTGAATTATATCCATCCGATACAGCCTGCTCTGGTGATATTGTAATTTTACCAAATGATGTTTTGCAGCTAAACAGTATTTTGGGGAACGAAATGCTGTTGCCGCAGAGAAAATTTATTGAAAATCCTCTCCCTATGCTCCAAACAACGATTGCAGTAAAGAAACCTGAACAGCGGGAAATATTGCTTGGGGCACTTACAGAAATTTCAGATGGCGACCCTCTTTTAAAATATTATGTGGATACTACAACGCATGAGATTATACTTTCTTTTTTGGGGAATGTGCAGATGGAAGTCATTTGTGCCATCCTTGAGGAAAAATATCATGTGGAGGCAGAAATAAAAGAGCCTACTGTTATATATATGGAAAGACCGCTTAGAAAAGCAGAATATACCATCCACATAGAAGTCCCGCCAAATCCTTTCTGGGCTTCTGTCGGGTTGTCCATAGAGCCGCTCCCTATTGGAAGCGGAGTGCAGTATGAAAGCAGAGTTTCACTTGGATATTTAAATCAATCGTTCCAAAATGCGGTTATGGAGGGGGTTCTTTATGGCTGCGAGCAGGGGCTGTATGGATGGAAAGTGACAGACTGTAAAATCTGTTTTGAATATGGATTGTATTATAGTCCTGTAAGTACCCCCGCAGACTTTCGGCTGCTTTCCCCTATCGTATTGGAGCAGGCTTTAAAAAAAGCAGGGACAGAACTATTAGAGCCATATCTCCACTTTGAAATTTATGCACCGCAGGAATATCTCTCACGGGCGTATCATGATGCTCCAAGGTATTGTGCAGATATTGTAAGTACTCAGATAAAGAATGACGAGGTCATTCTGAAAGGAGAAATCCCTGCTAGATGTATTCAAGAATACAGGAACGATTTAACTTATTTCACAAATGGGCAGGGAGTCTGCTTGACAGAGTTAAAAGGATACCAGCCAGCTATTGGTAAATTTATTTGCCAACCCCGCCGCCCGAATAGCCGTATAGATAAGGTTCGGCATATGTTCAACAAGTTAGCTTAA
- a CDS encoding cysteine-rich KTR domain-containing protein, which yields MKCEWILCPVCGSKTRNKIRKDTVLENYPLYCPKCRQERLIKVDNLKITVIKEPDA from the coding sequence ATGAAATGCGAATGGATATTGTGTCCTGTTTGTGGGAGCAAAACCCGTAATAAAATTAGGAAGGACACTGTTTTGGAGAATTATCCCCTTTATTGTCCAAAATGCAGACAAGAAAGATTGATTAAAGTTGACAACTTGAAGATAACTGTCATCAAAGAGCCAGACGCTTAA
- a CDS encoding aspartate dehydrogenase, translating to MGLFKKKTVTKLYDKENKKPVIKASICNGEQVAGFKDIHTGKIEEVMLIKNQADLDAFKKMYGIDDDIEKEY from the coding sequence GTGGGACTTTTTAAGAAAAAGACAGTTACAAAGTTATATGATAAAGAAAATAAGAAACCGGTAATCAAGGCGAGCATATGTAATGGCGAGCAGGTTGCTGGATTTAAGGATATTCATACTGGTAAGATAGAAGAGGTTATGCTGATCAAGAATCAGGCAGACCTTGATGCATTCAAGAAAATGTATGGAATAGATGATGACATAGAGAAGGAATATTAA
- a CDS encoding sigma-70 family RNA polymerase sigma factor has translation MAYNHGREDRKWRIWKEAEEKLLRECGVDEATIEQIRMADRADFNSNRRFYRWTNDVAEYLEDMAGRERQAEVGTVAELLEEIESENLYQVLVTVDGRTLKIVLLKMQGYSTKEIAPLVHLTTGAIYARLDHLRKKLRKIL, from the coding sequence ATGGCATACAACCACGGACGGGAGGACAGGAAATGGCGTATCTGGAAAGAAGCGGAGGAAAAGCTGCTGCGTGAGTGCGGCGTTGATGAAGCGACCATTGAGCAGATACGCATGGCGGACAGGGCAGACTTCAATTCCAATAGGCGGTTTTACCGATGGACGAATGACGTTGCGGAATATCTTGAGGACATGGCAGGCAGGGAGCGGCAGGCGGAAGTGGGTACGGTTGCGGAGTTACTGGAAGAGATTGAGAGCGAAAATCTCTATCAAGTATTAGTCACGGTGGACGGGCGTACCTTGAAAATCGTCCTGCTGAAAATGCAGGGGTATTCCACAAAGGAGATTGCCCCGCTTGTGCATTTGACGACTGGTGCCATCTATGCGAGGTTAGACCATCTGCGGAAGAAGCTGCGGAAAATTTTATAG
- a CDS encoding DUF6017 domain-containing protein: MSEKITYSYYTSAQASQNAFFRLPRALYEKECFRGLSNDAKTLYALMLDRMSLSLTNEWLDEDGKVYINYSLEDIMSTLNCGKTKAVALLKELDSESGIGLIEKKNMGIAKASVFYVMNFVCEDATEDEVRAVTDRERISEVSVEEDSVTVDNSVPRVQKMNSVDTPVFENRTHACPENEHNRVQNLNPNKNNINKTNMSKTNPILSINLTQEDAIDEMEGYSEIIKENIDYDSLLLAYPYDREMVEGIFELILETVLSKNEEITIAGDVYPKNLVKSKFLKLNYSHVEYVINCLGKNTTKVRNIKSYLLASLFNAGSTISSYYRAEVNHDMPQFAG, encoded by the coding sequence TTGAGTGAGAAAATAACATATAGCTATTACACAAGTGCACAGGCAAGTCAGAATGCATTCTTCCGACTTCCTCGTGCTTTATATGAAAAAGAGTGCTTCAGAGGACTGAGCAATGATGCGAAGACTCTTTATGCCCTGATGCTTGATAGGATGAGTCTTTCACTAACAAATGAGTGGTTGGATGAGGATGGCAAAGTATATATCAATTATAGCTTAGAAGATATTATGAGCACGCTTAATTGTGGGAAGACTAAGGCTGTTGCGCTTCTTAAGGAACTTGATAGTGAAAGTGGAATTGGTCTTATCGAGAAGAAGAATATGGGAATTGCTAAGGCCAGCGTGTTCTATGTGATGAATTTCGTATGTGAGGATGCTACTGAGGACGAAGTGCGCGCAGTTACTGATAGGGAAAGAATTAGTGAGGTTTCTGTGGAAGAAGACTCTGTAACTGTGGATAACTCTGTTCCACGAGTTCAGAAAATGAACTCGGTAGATACTCCCGTGTTCGAAAATCGAACTCATGCGTGTCCGGAAAATGAACACAACCGTGTTCAGAATTTGAACCCTAATAAGAATAATATAAATAAGACTAATATGAGTAAAACTAATCCTATCTTATCAATCAATCTTACACAAGAGGATGCGATTGATGAGATGGAAGGCTATAGCGAAATCATCAAAGAGAATATTGATTATGACAGCCTTCTTCTTGCTTATCCTTATGATCGTGAGATGGTAGAGGGAATTTTTGAACTGATTCTGGAAACTGTTCTGTCCAAGAATGAGGAGATTACAATTGCAGGTGATGTGTATCCAAAGAATCTTGTGAAAAGCAAGTTCCTGAAACTTAATTATTCTCATGTGGAGTATGTAATCAATTGCCTGGGGAAGAATACTACTAAAGTGAGAAATATTAAGAGTTATTTGCTTGCAAGTTTGTTTAATGCTGGAAGTACCATAAGCAGTTATTATAGGGCCGAGGTGAATCATGATATGCCGCAGTTTGCTGGGTGA
- a CDS encoding VOC family protein, which yields MSLKNVLIVVDNIDESIDFYEELFGLRVITRLEGNVIMSEGLVLQDVDVWYDSTKIPTTPHNNMTELYFEDNDIEGIIKKLESGKYVVSYVTELTELEGGQKLVRFYDPSGNLIEVRTPVNYS from the coding sequence ATGAGTTTAAAAAATGTATTGATCGTTGTTGATAACATTGACGAATCAATTGATTTTTATGAAGAACTGTTTGGACTGCGTGTGATTACAAGGCTGGAAGGTAATGTAATAATGTCTGAGGGGCTTGTGTTGCAGGATGTAGATGTATGGTATGACAGTACAAAAATACCTACAACTCCACATAACAATATGACGGAACTTTATTTTGAAGATAATGATATAGAAGGTATTATTAAAAAATTGGAGTCTGGCAAGTATGTTGTAAGTTATGTTACGGAGTTAACGGAACTTGAAGGTGGACAGAAGCTTGTGAGATTTTATGATCCATCAGGAAATCTTATAGAAGTACGAACACCAGTTAATTACAGCTGA
- a CDS encoding DUF4186 domain-containing protein codes for MTKDEWYRQLFERLDNSKFRSSFHLKQKDIDYINEKGLDTIRQHAADFIAKREAPAYIANDGKQTPMRGHPVFIAQHATATCCRECIRKWHKMQPGKELSQVQQDYLVDVIMTWIQKEMERQEYII; via the coding sequence ATGACTAAGGATGAATGGTACAGGCAGTTATTTGAGCGGTTGGATAATTCCAAGTTCCGAAGCAGTTTTCACTTGAAACAGAAAGATATTGATTACATAAATGAGAAGGGACTTGATACCATCAGACAACACGCTGCGGACTTTATTGCAAAGAGGGAAGCTCCGGCATATATAGCAAATGATGGCAAACAGACACCAATGCGTGGACATCCAGTATTTATTGCCCAGCACGCAACAGCAACATGCTGCAGGGAGTGCATCCGAAAGTGGCATAAAATGCAGCCGGGCAAGGAACTAAGTCAGGTGCAGCAGGATTATCTTGTAGATGTAATTATGACATGGATTCAAAAAGAAATGGAGAGGCAGGAATATATAATATGA